One window from the genome of Nitrosospira multiformis encodes:
- a CDS encoding DUF190 domain-containing protein, with product MQGIFLKFFVGEYREHGGILLYEWLLERAKKCGFRGGTAIRAIAGFGRHGILHEETFLELAADLPVEVSFVLNEEEAKRFLELLQAENLDLFYVKFPVEYGFLPA from the coding sequence ATGCAAGGCATATTTCTCAAATTCTTTGTGGGCGAATACCGTGAACACGGCGGCATACTCTTATACGAGTGGCTGCTGGAGCGCGCAAAAAAATGCGGCTTTCGCGGTGGCACGGCCATACGCGCGATAGCCGGATTCGGCCGGCACGGCATACTGCACGAGGAAACATTTCTTGAGCTTGCGGCGGATCTTCCGGTAGAAGTGAGTTTTGTCCTGAACGAAGAGGAAGCCAAGCGCTTTCTGGAGTTATTGCAAGCAGAAAACCTGGACCTGTTTTATGTCAAATTCCCCGTCGAGTATGGATTTTTGCCGGCGTGA
- a CDS encoding F0F1 ATP synthase subunit delta: MLIDWFTVIAQVVNFLILVWLLKRFFYKPILKALDAREQRIAAELADADAKKTEAEKERNAFQHKHDEFEQQRAALLSKASAEARTERRRLIAAAREDADNLRTRREEALRREYQSLSETLTRRIGTEVFAIARKVLADLANTTLEAHIAEAFIGRMRELSPNEKARLASTIRTPPPSAAISAPAVLATAGMGATAASVLVRSAFDLPAAQQEAIAAVIRESLGADISVQFATEPELIGGIELVTHGHKVAWSIAGYLSSLEKEIGRLLKNHVEGELESESSSDAEARSETDRSAKERNKGQEKVTVLKPRT; this comes from the coding sequence GTGCTGATCGACTGGTTCACCGTTATTGCGCAAGTCGTCAACTTCCTCATTCTGGTATGGTTGTTGAAGCGCTTTTTTTATAAACCCATCCTCAAGGCCCTTGATGCGAGAGAGCAGCGGATTGCGGCGGAACTCGCCGATGCCGATGCGAAAAAAACGGAAGCTGAGAAAGAGCGAAATGCGTTTCAGCACAAGCATGATGAATTTGAGCAGCAGCGGGCCGCGCTTTTGAGCAAGGCTTCGGCCGAGGCGCGCACCGAGCGCCGGCGATTGATCGCCGCCGCACGGGAGGATGCGGATAACTTGCGTACCAGACGGGAAGAGGCATTGAGACGCGAATACCAAAGCCTGAGCGAAACGCTCACCCGGCGAATAGGCACGGAAGTATTCGCCATTGCCCGCAAGGTGCTGGCCGATCTCGCCAATACCACTCTCGAGGCGCATATCGCGGAAGCCTTTATCGGGCGCATGCGCGAGTTGAGTCCAAACGAGAAGGCGCGGCTGGCCTCGACTATCAGGACGCCGCCGCCTTCGGCAGCCATATCGGCACCGGCGGTATTGGCAACGGCGGGAATGGGAGCAACGGCAGCCAGTGTTCTGGTTCGCAGCGCATTTGATCTGCCCGCGGCGCAGCAGGAGGCGATTGCCGCCGTGATCAGGGAAAGCCTGGGTGCGGATATTTCCGTCCAGTTTGCGACCGAACCGGAACTGATCGGCGGCATTGAACTCGTCACGCATGGACATAAGGTGGCATGGAGTATCGCGGGTTATCTCTCATCGCTGGAAAAGGAGATAGGCAGACTGCTGAAAAATCATGTTGAAGGCGAGCTGGAATCTGAATCCAGCTCTGATGCTGAAGCCCGATCTGAAACGGATCGTAGCGCTAAGGAAAGAAATAAAGGGCAGGAAAAAGTGACGGTATTGAAGCCCCGGACTTGA
- a CDS encoding F0F1 ATP synthase subunit C, which produces MDSMTLIAIVSILAAGLTISVGVIGPALGEGKAVATALTSLAQQPDASATITRTLFVGLAIIESLAIYCFVVSMILIFANPFWNHVIAQAAGK; this is translated from the coding sequence ATGGACAGCATGACCCTCATCGCAATCGTATCGATTCTCGCGGCCGGTCTGACGATCAGCGTCGGCGTGATCGGTCCGGCGCTGGGCGAAGGCAAGGCGGTTGCCACGGCGCTGACATCGCTGGCGCAGCAACCCGATGCCTCTGCGACCATCACCCGCACGTTATTCGTCGGCCTGGCGATCATCGAGTCGCTGGCCATTTACTGTTTCGTGGTTTCCATGATCCTCATTTTCGCCAACCCCTTCTGGAACCATGTTATTGCACAGGCTGCGGGAAAATAA
- a CDS encoding F0F1 ATP synthase subunit epsilon, whose protein sequence is MNLKILLPYRVFTDRTGITRIVAETGEGSFGLLPNRLDCVAALVPGILIYGTEEEGEVYAAVDEGILIKTGGEVLVSVRNAVEGADLATLRETVKNEFLNLDEQELSLRRVVAKMESGFIRRFAEFHHE, encoded by the coding sequence ATGAACCTTAAAATTCTTCTGCCCTACAGGGTTTTCACCGACAGGACCGGCATAACCCGCATTGTCGCCGAGACGGGTGAGGGGTCGTTCGGACTCCTGCCCAACCGGCTCGACTGCGTGGCGGCGCTGGTACCGGGAATTCTGATATACGGGACAGAAGAAGAGGGCGAAGTCTATGCTGCGGTCGATGAAGGCATCCTGATAAAAACGGGTGGGGAAGTGCTGGTTTCGGTGCGCAATGCCGTAGAAGGAGCCGATCTCGCCACCTTGCGCGAGACCGTAAAAAATGAGTTTCTGAATCTTGATGAGCAGGAGCTGAGCTTGCGACGGGTAGTGGCGAAAATGGAAAGCGGTTTTATCCGCCGCTTTGCGGAATTTCATCATGAGTAA
- the atpD gene encoding F0F1 ATP synthase subunit beta: MNTATAAFSELGSVVSVRGGIVDIRFENRVPPIHSLLRTGQQGKIVIEVLSQLDGHNVRGIALTPTQGLARGMPVTDTHGPLMVPVGNATLSRVFDVFGNPIDRQPAPINVEWRSVHHSSPPLARRSTKSEIFETGIKIIDVLMPLERGGKAGLLGGAGVGKTILLTEMIHNVAGQHEGVSIFCGIGERCREGEELYRDMKAAGVLENMVMVFGQMNEPPGARFRVGHAALTMAEYFRDDEHRDVLLLVDNIFRFIQAGMEVSGLMGQMPSRLGYQPTMSTELAQLEERIANTDTGAITSIQAVYVPADDFTDPAAVHAFSHLSASIVLSRKRASEGLYPAIDPLQSNSKMATPGVTGERHYRIAQEIRRTLAQYAELKDIIAMLGLEQLSPEDRNVVACARRLERFFTQPFFTTEQFTGIKGKLVSLKDALDGCERILQDEFKDVPERALYMIGTVDEVKITKVRVKPQPGLNPGPKPDSEVSIMHEST, encoded by the coding sequence ATGAATACTGCGACTGCTGCTTTTTCAGAACTCGGTTCCGTTGTTTCCGTGCGCGGAGGCATCGTGGACATACGATTTGAAAATCGCGTGCCGCCTATCCACTCATTATTGCGCACCGGGCAGCAAGGGAAAATAGTTATCGAGGTGTTGTCCCAGCTCGACGGGCATAACGTGCGGGGGATCGCGCTGACACCCACGCAGGGTCTTGCACGGGGCATGCCGGTTACGGATACGCACGGGCCGCTGATGGTGCCGGTAGGTAACGCCACTCTCTCGCGTGTATTCGACGTTTTCGGCAATCCTATCGACCGGCAGCCGGCGCCCATAAACGTAGAATGGCGTAGCGTCCATCATTCGTCACCCCCGTTGGCGCGGCGTTCCACCAAATCCGAGATTTTTGAGACGGGTATCAAGATCATCGATGTGCTGATGCCCCTGGAGCGAGGGGGGAAAGCGGGCCTGCTTGGTGGCGCGGGTGTGGGCAAGACGATATTGCTTACCGAAATGATCCACAATGTGGCCGGGCAGCATGAGGGAGTCAGCATTTTTTGTGGCATAGGCGAACGCTGCCGCGAAGGGGAGGAACTCTATCGCGACATGAAAGCGGCAGGGGTGCTGGAAAACATGGTGATGGTCTTCGGCCAGATGAATGAGCCTCCCGGCGCGAGGTTTCGCGTGGGTCATGCGGCGCTGACCATGGCTGAGTATTTTCGCGATGACGAGCATCGTGATGTATTACTGCTGGTGGACAATATTTTCCGTTTCATCCAGGCGGGTATGGAGGTGTCCGGGTTGATGGGCCAGATGCCGTCGCGCCTGGGGTATCAGCCGACGATGAGCACGGAACTGGCACAGCTGGAAGAACGTATTGCCAATACCGATACCGGTGCGATCACGTCGATTCAGGCGGTGTATGTTCCAGCGGATGATTTCACCGATCCTGCAGCCGTCCACGCTTTTTCCCACCTTTCCGCATCCATCGTACTTTCGCGCAAACGCGCCAGCGAGGGGTTGTATCCGGCTATCGATCCGTTGCAATCCAATTCCAAAATGGCGACACCGGGTGTTACCGGCGAGCGGCATTACCGGATCGCGCAGGAGATCCGGCGCACGCTCGCGCAATATGCGGAACTCAAGGACATCATCGCCATGCTCGGACTGGAACAGCTGTCTCCGGAAGACCGTAATGTGGTGGCTTGCGCGCGGCGGCTGGAGCGCTTCTTTACCCAGCCTTTTTTTACTACGGAGCAGTTTACCGGCATCAAGGGAAAGCTCGTCAGTCTCAAGGATGCGCTGGATGGCTGCGAACGCATTCTCCAGGATGAGTTCAAGGATGTTCCGGAGCGGGCGCTATATATGATCGGGACGGTTGATGAGGTGAAAATTACAAAGGTGCGGGTAAAGCCGCAGCCCGGTTTGAATCCGGGTCCAAAGCCAGATTCCGAGGTAAGCATTATGCATGAATCCACATGA
- the crcB gene encoding fluoride efflux transporter CrcB has product MGIYAVTAVGAGAALGAWLRWWFGIILNPVFPTLPFGTLAANLTGGYLVGMAVEYFHHNTMLPPEARLFAITGFLGGLTTFSTFSAETVTLLLREQYGWACVIIFLHLAGSIAMTILGIVTIKWLAQS; this is encoded by the coding sequence ATGGGCATCTATGCGGTAACGGCGGTGGGAGCGGGTGCGGCCTTGGGGGCATGGCTGCGCTGGTGGTTTGGCATCATCCTGAATCCGGTATTTCCCACCCTTCCTTTCGGCACTCTGGCTGCCAATTTAACCGGCGGTTATCTCGTCGGCATGGCGGTTGAATATTTTCATCACAACACGATGCTGCCACCCGAAGCACGGCTGTTCGCCATCACCGGATTTCTTGGCGGATTGACCACTTTTTCCACTTTTTCCGCTGAAACAGTTACGCTGTTGTTGCGCGAGCAATATGGCTGGGCTTGCGTTATCATTTTTTTACATCTGGCAGGTTCCATTGCCATGACGATACTGGGAATAGTGACGATCAAATGGCTGGCGCAGTCCTAG
- a CDS encoding tyrosinase family protein codes for MQNDELRPLSMSRREFLKTTAAAATVVGAATLPFGNLHAQAPAKYRRLNISSPEAKRSIESYKKAIRAMLALPPSDPRNWYRLALTHTMDCPHGNWWFLVWHRGYIGWFEQICRELSGDPAFALPYWDWSENTDPRNPFRPSVPAVMFDDVLTPTDPAYIAHFDEFHARYRDVMAKADYWKRIYKPNGEFDDGTQYGQLLARGIRTPDDLWFDIINDPRGAFFFDRAHARGVTKAKPQLDGKTAKAVSLQTLLDALAPRDFLTFASPKTIGHSGLTGFGVLEGQPHNRVHNCVGGIFTDPGGNTTNSGGFMQANLSPVDPLFFLHHSNIDRLWDVWTRKQQARGYPVLPEGSDLDTWSAEPFVFFVDSKGRPVSKTTAGNYATIGDFNYDYQPGSGEQVVPTALAAGALKAKATRIERFSAQITRPPASTTGTASGAVMIPHALLQAATEPEAPRLFAQVTIALPPLAHGRDFTVLVNAPASATGADPSSPHYAGTLSMFGHHIVHAPVTFTIPLSGALAAIHEGKLLKADAPLDIRIVPEQMAMHRALAAKPGMETKAEVLSIVVEAH; via the coding sequence ATGCAAAATGATGAATTGCGGCCATTATCCATGTCCCGCCGTGAGTTTCTGAAAACAACGGCTGCCGCCGCTACCGTCGTGGGCGCGGCCACCCTTCCATTTGGCAATCTCCATGCGCAAGCACCTGCAAAGTACCGGCGCCTGAACATTTCAAGTCCCGAGGCGAAACGGTCCATCGAGAGCTACAAAAAGGCGATCCGCGCGATGCTTGCGCTGCCGCCTTCCGATCCGCGTAATTGGTATCGCCTCGCCCTGACCCACACAATGGACTGCCCGCATGGCAATTGGTGGTTCCTGGTATGGCATCGCGGCTATATCGGTTGGTTCGAGCAAATTTGCCGGGAACTCAGCGGCGACCCGGCCTTCGCACTGCCCTACTGGGATTGGAGCGAGAATACGGACCCGCGAAATCCATTCCGGCCAAGCGTCCCCGCCGTCATGTTCGATGACGTGCTTACACCCACCGATCCTGCTTATATCGCGCACTTCGATGAATTCCACGCCCGCTACCGGGATGTCATGGCAAAGGCGGATTATTGGAAGCGCATCTACAAACCCAATGGCGAATTTGACGATGGAACACAATATGGCCAGCTCCTCGCTCGCGGCATCCGCACGCCCGATGACCTCTGGTTCGACATCATCAATGATCCGAGAGGCGCCTTCTTTTTTGATCGAGCCCATGCGCGCGGCGTGACAAAAGCGAAGCCGCAGCTCGATGGCAAAACGGCAAAGGCCGTTTCCCTGCAAACCCTGCTGGATGCACTCGCGCCACGCGATTTCCTCACGTTTGCCAGCCCCAAAACAATAGGCCACAGCGGGTTGACCGGCTTCGGCGTTCTGGAGGGGCAGCCGCACAACAGAGTACATAATTGTGTGGGCGGCATTTTTACCGATCCCGGCGGCAACACCACTAACAGCGGCGGATTCATGCAAGCCAACCTGTCGCCCGTCGATCCCCTCTTTTTCCTGCATCACTCGAATATCGACCGGTTGTGGGACGTATGGACCCGTAAGCAACAGGCGCGCGGATATCCTGTTCTGCCGGAAGGTTCGGATCTTGACACGTGGTCTGCGGAGCCTTTCGTGTTCTTTGTCGATTCGAAGGGACGGCCGGTAAGCAAAACGACTGCCGGCAACTATGCCACGATCGGCGATTTCAATTACGATTATCAGCCGGGATCGGGTGAACAAGTGGTGCCGACGGCCCTGGCCGCCGGAGCGCTCAAGGCAAAGGCTACCCGGATCGAGCGTTTCAGCGCACAAATTACCCGCCCGCCGGCAAGCACAACCGGGACAGCGAGCGGCGCCGTGATGATTCCGCACGCACTGCTCCAGGCGGCAACGGAACCGGAGGCACCGAGGCTTTTCGCACAGGTAACGATCGCTCTTCCTCCGCTGGCGCATGGCCGCGATTTCACCGTTCTGGTCAATGCACCGGCCAGCGCGACTGGGGCCGACCCTTCAAGTCCGCACTATGCAGGTACGCTCTCGATGTTCGGTCATCACATCGTGCACGCACCCGTCACCTTCACCATACCATTATCGGGTGCGCTCGCCGCGATACATGAAGGTAAACTCCTGAAAGCAGATGCGCCGCTGGATATCCGGATCGTGCCGGAGCAGATGGCCATGCACCGGGCGCTGGCGGCGAAGCCCGGCATGGAAACAAAGGCCGAAGTCCTTTCCATCGTGGTGGAAGCGCATTGA
- a CDS encoding ATP synthase subunit I has translation MSELWSPALAVVTGILLGAIFFGGLWWTVRHGISSSRAGLWFMGSMLLRIGVVMTGFYFLLGLPGDGWKTLLAGLLGFIIARLAATRLLPVPLSAFLPAGLPTEPPAGKPVREASHAP, from the coding sequence ATGAGTGAATTATGGAGTCCGGCATTAGCGGTGGTGACGGGTATTCTTTTGGGGGCGATTTTCTTCGGCGGCCTGTGGTGGACGGTGCGCCACGGCATTTCATCCAGCCGGGCGGGTCTCTGGTTCATGGGCAGCATGCTGCTGCGGATAGGCGTCGTCATGACGGGTTTCTATTTTCTGCTGGGCCTGCCGGGGGATGGCTGGAAAACGCTGCTTGCGGGCCTGCTCGGATTCATCATCGCGCGGCTGGCTGCGACGCGGCTTCTTCCGGTTCCTTTATCCGCGTTTTTGCCCGCTGGATTACCCACTGAACCGCCAGCGGGAAAGCCAGTGCGGGAGGCCAGCCATGCACCTTAG
- a CDS encoding AtpZ/AtpI family protein: protein MSKESGEKARGGKAGKTIITGGSEPELSRRVGVRAARKLKARRRGTQTVWSGLGMIGLVGWSVVVPTLAGAALGVWLDQHVPMKHSWTLMLLFIGLIIGCVNAWYWVDKEDKETHEEREEPEKEKLR from the coding sequence ATGAGTAAGGAATCGGGGGAGAAAGCGAGGGGGGGAAAAGCTGGAAAGACAATCATCACAGGCGGGAGCGAGCCGGAATTAAGCCGGCGGGTGGGCGTCAGGGCGGCGCGCAAGCTCAAGGCGCGGCGCCGGGGTACCCAGACGGTCTGGTCGGGGCTGGGTATGATAGGGCTGGTGGGCTGGTCAGTGGTGGTGCCGACGCTGGCTGGCGCGGCGTTGGGTGTCTGGCTGGATCAACACGTCCCCATGAAACATTCCTGGACGCTGATGCTGTTGTTTATCGGTCTGATCATCGGCTGTGTGAATGCCTGGTATTGGGTAGACAAGGAAGATAAGGAAACCCATGAGGAGCGGGAGGAACCCGAAAAGGAGAAATTGCGATGA
- a CDS encoding alternate F1F0 ATPase, F1 subunit alpha, with protein MPAKNLQSIFDSAFAQIAQARQAWTPQLSLRETGAITSIASGIAKVSGLPGVGFEEVLKFPGDSYGIAFNVEENEIGVILLDDYSQLHTGDEVERREHVMDVPVSDKLIGRVVDPLGRPLDGKAPVISTRRLPIERTAPHIMDRAAVTAPLQTGIKVIDALIPVGRGQRELILGDRQTGKTAIALDTILNQQDQNVLCVYCAIGQRASGVARVVATLREKGAMEYTVVVVTEGDDPPGLAYIAPYAATSIAEYFMEQGRDVLIVYDDLTHHARAYRELSLLLRRPPGREAYPGDIFYIHSRLLERATHLCDSLGGGSLTALPIVETEAQDISAYIPTNLISITDGQIYLSPSLFELGVLPAIDAGKSVSRVGGKAQRGAYRAVAGDLKLDYAQFEELETFARFGARLDEDTRETIEHGRRIRACLKQPESTPVAVPEQIAVLLALTARLFDDVPLDRMVDAEQAIREAVADIPSEVRARIETAANLSDEDREWVLRIARKALTGFQPAPEPEPEAEFEIEPNADSGQETS; from the coding sequence ATGCCCGCCAAGAATCTGCAAAGTATCTTCGATAGTGCATTCGCACAAATAGCGCAAGCACGGCAAGCCTGGACGCCGCAACTTTCATTGCGCGAGACAGGCGCTATCACGAGTATCGCCTCCGGTATCGCAAAAGTGTCCGGCCTTCCCGGCGTGGGTTTCGAGGAAGTGCTGAAGTTTCCCGGTGATTCATACGGCATAGCATTCAATGTTGAGGAAAATGAAATCGGTGTGATTCTGCTCGACGACTACTCGCAATTGCATACCGGCGATGAAGTCGAGCGCAGAGAGCACGTCATGGATGTGCCGGTGAGCGACAAGCTGATCGGACGAGTTGTCGATCCACTGGGGCGTCCGCTCGACGGCAAAGCGCCGGTCATTTCCACCCGGCGCCTGCCGATCGAACGCACCGCCCCGCACATCATGGACCGCGCAGCCGTCACGGCGCCCCTGCAAACCGGCATCAAGGTTATCGATGCGCTTATCCCTGTGGGCCGCGGTCAGCGCGAGTTGATTCTGGGCGACCGGCAGACAGGCAAGACCGCCATCGCACTCGACACGATACTCAATCAACAAGACCAGAATGTACTGTGTGTTTATTGCGCTATCGGACAGCGTGCATCGGGTGTCGCAAGAGTGGTTGCCACCCTGCGCGAAAAAGGCGCGATGGAGTATACCGTCGTCGTGGTAACGGAAGGCGACGACCCTCCCGGCCTCGCCTATATCGCACCCTATGCCGCGACCAGCATAGCGGAATATTTCATGGAGCAGGGCCGCGATGTTCTGATCGTGTACGATGATTTGACCCACCACGCGCGCGCCTACCGCGAGCTCTCCCTGTTGCTGCGCCGGCCGCCGGGGCGCGAAGCTTATCCCGGTGACATTTTTTATATACATTCGCGCCTGCTGGAGCGTGCTACGCATCTGTGCGACTCGCTTGGTGGCGGTTCGTTGACCGCGCTGCCGATTGTCGAAACGGAAGCGCAGGATATTTCCGCCTATATTCCCACCAACCTGATTTCCATCACCGATGGCCAGATCTACCTCTCTCCGTCATTATTTGAATTGGGCGTGCTGCCCGCCATCGATGCCGGAAAATCCGTTTCGCGCGTTGGCGGCAAGGCTCAGCGCGGTGCTTACCGCGCGGTGGCGGGTGATCTGAAGCTTGATTACGCACAGTTTGAAGAACTGGAAACCTTTGCCCGCTTTGGCGCCAGGCTGGATGAGGATACCCGGGAGACTATCGAACACGGGCGGCGCATCCGTGCCTGTCTCAAGCAGCCTGAATCCACCCCGGTTGCCGTGCCTGAACAGATTGCCGTGCTGCTGGCGCTGACCGCCAGGCTGTTTGACGATGTGCCGCTCGACCGCATGGTGGATGCCGAGCAGGCTATAAGGGAGGCGGTGGCGGATATTCCATCCGAGGTACGTGCACGCATCGAAACCGCCGCAAATCTGAGTGACGAAGATCGCGAATGGGTACTGCGAATCGCCCGCAAGGCACTGACCGGATTTCAGCCCGCACCAGAGCCAGAACCCGAGGCTGAGTTTGAGATCGAACCCAATGCCGATTCCGGGCAGGAAACGTCATGA
- a CDS encoding F0F1 ATP synthase subunit gamma, producing MSDTTASLRRKIEGARDLRAVVSTMKALAAASIGQYEKSVHALDGYHHTVQLGLSVCFRTSGSATGAAGRKKDVGIMGAVVFGSDQGLVGQFNDVVADYAVQTLAALPGKKKIWAVGERVHDRLALTGMPLAGLLAVPLSIRTITPLVGQILFQMLVPEQVDGDVQWKREGTNEMSQLYLFYNSSRAGAVYAPVHQRLLPLDAAWRRDLASLPWPTKNLPEVMGGSPATLQALVREYLFVSLFRACAESLASENASRLAAMERAEKNIDQLSADLHQMFYRLRQSKIDEELFDVISGVEALAGVEQARRPVDRWD from the coding sequence ATGAGCGATACCACCGCGAGCCTGCGCCGGAAAATCGAAGGAGCCAGAGATCTGCGCGCAGTGGTTAGCACCATGAAGGCGCTGGCGGCGGCGAGCATTGGACAATATGAGAAATCGGTGCATGCGCTGGATGGGTATCATCATACTGTACAGCTTGGTTTGAGCGTCTGCTTCCGCACAAGCGGATCCGCGACAGGAGCGGCGGGGCGGAAAAAAGATGTGGGCATAATGGGCGCGGTGGTGTTTGGCTCGGATCAGGGGCTGGTGGGTCAATTCAACGATGTCGTGGCCGATTATGCCGTCCAGACGCTGGCGGCTCTGCCGGGCAAAAAAAAGATCTGGGCGGTAGGCGAGCGCGTGCATGACCGGCTGGCACTCACTGGCATGCCGCTGGCGGGGCTTCTCGCTGTTCCGCTTTCGATCAGGACCATCACCCCGCTGGTGGGGCAGATTCTGTTTCAAATGCTGGTGCCGGAACAGGTAGACGGCGATGTCCAGTGGAAAAGGGAGGGCACGAATGAAATGTCGCAGCTTTATCTCTTTTATAACAGCTCCAGAGCGGGGGCGGTGTATGCGCCGGTCCATCAGCGCCTGCTGCCCCTGGACGCAGCCTGGCGGCGCGACCTTGCCAGCCTTCCCTGGCCAACGAAGAATCTGCCGGAGGTAATGGGCGGCAGTCCCGCAACGCTGCAAGCGCTCGTTCGAGAGTACCTGTTCGTCTCACTTTTCCGCGCCTGCGCTGAGTCCCTCGCAAGCGAGAATGCGAGCCGCCTGGCGGCAATGGAGCGCGCCGAAAAGAATATCGACCAATTGAGCGCGGATCTTCACCAGATGTTTTATCGCCTGCGCCAAAGCAAGATCGACGAGGAATTATTTGATGTCATATCCGGAGTGGAAGCGCTGGCTGGGGTGGAGCAGGCAAGGCGGCCGGTGGATAGATGGGATTGA
- a CDS encoding F0F1 ATP synthase subunit A: MHLSPDHIVFWEYGFLKLNATIVYTWVLMFVLAAGSKAITRKLSIGLERSRWQNLLEIVFIAIRNQIKEVGLRQPQIYFGFLGTLFVFVAAASLCTIIPGYEPPTGSLSTTTALAICVFIAVPIYGIKEQGLGGYLRSYLKPTPLMLPFNIIGEFSRTLALAIRLFGNMMSGTMILAILLTITPFIFPIVMSALGLVTGMVQAYIFSILATVYIAAATSDHADHASRRNHGATEPGVPGAGKGQKIK; encoded by the coding sequence ATGCACCTTAGTCCCGACCATATCGTCTTCTGGGAATATGGCTTCCTGAAGCTGAATGCCACGATTGTTTATACCTGGGTATTGATGTTTGTGCTGGCCGCGGGTTCAAAAGCCATTACCCGCAAGCTCTCCATCGGGCTGGAACGTTCCCGCTGGCAGAATCTGCTGGAAATCGTCTTTATCGCCATCCGCAACCAGATTAAAGAAGTGGGCTTGCGCCAGCCGCAGATATACTTCGGTTTTCTTGGCACGCTGTTTGTATTTGTCGCGGCGGCAAGCCTCTGTACCATTATTCCCGGTTATGAGCCGCCGACCGGCTCGCTTTCAACCACCACGGCGCTGGCGATCTGCGTCTTTATCGCCGTGCCGATATACGGCATAAAAGAGCAGGGATTGGGCGGCTACCTTCGTTCCTATCTCAAACCGACGCCCCTCATGCTGCCATTCAACATCATCGGCGAGTTCTCGCGCACGCTGGCGCTGGCTATTCGCCTGTTTGGCAACATGATGAGCGGAACGATGATTCTCGCGATCCTGCTGACCATCACGCCGTTTATCTTTCCGATCGTCATGAGCGCGCTCGGCTTGGTGACGGGCATGGTGCAGGCTTATATTTTCAGTATTCTGGCCACGGTTTATATTGCGGCCGCCACCTCCGACCATGCCGATCATGCCAGCCGCCGCAATCATGGCGCGACGGAACCCGGAGTACCGGGTGCGGGAAAGGGCCAGAAAATCAAATGA